From a region of the Rhipicephalus microplus isolate Deutch F79 chromosome X, USDA_Rmic, whole genome shotgun sequence genome:
- the LOC142776085 gene encoding transformation/transcription domain-associated protein-like: MTTLNSLKKAFLTAPSLLQRHLPAAKLMYPVPPLFTNTNLPISDVQVLRAITKMVEDWVKSKSPFAVNQSPTLREKSILLVKMMQFMEKRFPDELELNGQFLELVNHVYRDETLKGTELTSKLEPAFMAGLRCVQPTIRAKFFEPEAICLEHTT, translated from the exons ATGACTACTCTAAACTCGCTCAAAAAGGCCTTTCTGACTGCTCCAAGTCTTCTACAAAGGCATTTGCCTGCTGCCAAACTGATGTACCCTGTTCCACCTCTTTTCACCAACACTAATTTGCCCATATCCGATGTGCAGGTTCTTCGTGCCATCACAAAAATGGTGGAAGACTGGGTTAAGAGCAAGTCACCATTTGCAGTAAACCAGTCACCAACACTGCGGGAAAAGTCGATTCTCCTCGTGAAGATGATGCAGTTCATGGAGAAGCGGTTCCCTGATGAGCTCGAGCTGAATGGCCAGTTCCTGGAGCTGGTGAACCACGTGTACCGAGATGAGACCCTCAAGGGCACTGAGCTCACATCCAAGCTAGAGCCAGCTTTTATGGCCGGCCTTCGATGTGTCCAGCCAACAATTCGAGCAAAGTTTTTTGAG Cctgaagctatatgtttggagcacacaacatag
- the LOC142776086 gene encoding HEAT repeat-containing protein 6-like produces MQANIVRTLGCILQFISAKNLENENIRKLVISSTSCLIQSLSAGLMKVRWNACYSLGCLLGSRDVVSADYIDVVSVFSALLSSLNSCSNFKVRIQAAAALAVPKVRNTYGDQMQTVWCGTLTAIEGTKQSVDYRELQHQEQLREQLCATICHLLSLAEPADLPGMARAALEHECNISGAFKRTQGKLSLIELLNKSHENVAKIYKESSDSSTAKLLKLLDSLLKDKEFSDLLSLKGLDIC; encoded by the exons ATGCAAGCAAACATTGTCAGGACACTTGGGTGCATACTGCAGTTCATTTCAGCTAAAAATTTAG AAAATGAGAACATCAGAAAGCTTGTCATCAGTTCAACGTCATGTTTGATCCAGAGCCTCAGTGCAGGACTGATGAAAGTGCGCTGGAATGCCTGCTACTCATTGGGCTGCCTATTGGGGAGCAGAGATGTTGTCTCTGCGGACTACATTGATGTG GTTTCCGTCTTCAGTGCCCTGCTTTCGAGCCTCAACAGCTGCAGCAACTTCAAGGTGCGCATACAAGCAGCCGCTGCTCTGGCTGTGCCGAAAGTGCGCAACACTTACGGAGACCAAATGCAGACTGTGTGGTGCGGTACCCTCACCGCTATAGAAGGCACAAAGCAGTCAGTGGACTATCGAGAACTGCAGCACCAGGAACAGCTTAGGGAGCAG TTGTGTGCCACAATATGTCACCTCCTCTCGCTGGCAGAGCCTGCAGACTTGCCTGGCATGGCACGAGCTGCATTGGAACATGAGTGCAATATATCTGGTGCCTTTAAGAGGACACAAGGAAAGCTATCACTTATAG aacTGTTAAACAAATCTCATGAAAATGTTGCAAAAATATACAAGGAGTCCTCCGATAGCTCAACCGCCAAGCTGCTAAAGCTGCTGGACAGCCTGCTCAAGGACAAAGAATTTAGTGACTTGTTATCACTGAAGGGGCTAGATATTTGTTAA